In Arcobacter ellisii, a genomic segment contains:
- a CDS encoding sensor histidine kinase: MLVLKNSGIDLTKSETRTLLAFSLLYSFLVLVILSVVTFLYYQFQKDLMLQEKRQILQNYSNDLIFRLKDLHVNFDKTNIYPRDEKFQSAIFDSDKKKIFSTLKSQNVSLDDVIYLSGNQIHFIKEPESYYLGSKYVIIEIPDDNIWFENIKYKMILGFLLAFLFMIVIGYFISKLFLRPMRDALHLLDRFIKDTTHELNTPVTAIITNIEMIDKDLLDEKLAKKINRIEIGAKTISNIYEDLTFITLNNQILSNNEEINLSNILKQRVDFFNSIATMKKIEFETYIKDDIFIFCDTKKISKLIDNLLSNAIKYNKIGGTIKVVLTKNSLSIEDTGKGISQENLDNLFDRYTRFDKSVGGFGIGLNIVSLIAKEYDFKIEVSSQIDVGTKVKIRW; this comes from the coding sequence TTGTTAGTCTTAAAAAACTCGGGTATAGATTTAACCAAGAGTGAAACTAGAACTCTTCTAGCTTTCTCTTTATTATACTCTTTTCTTGTATTGGTAATTTTAAGTGTTGTTACATTTTTATATTATCAATTCCAAAAAGATTTAATGCTTCAAGAAAAGAGACAAATATTACAAAATTATTCAAATGATTTAATTTTTAGATTAAAAGATTTACATGTCAATTTTGATAAAACAAATATTTATCCAAGAGATGAAAAGTTTCAATCAGCTATTTTTGATAGTGATAAAAAAAAGATTTTTTCAACTTTAAAATCTCAAAATGTAAGTTTAGATGATGTTATATATTTAAGTGGAAATCAAATTCATTTTATAAAAGAACCAGAATCTTATTATCTTGGTTCAAAATATGTGATTATAGAAATTCCTGATGATAATATTTGGTTTGAAAATATAAAATATAAGATGATTTTAGGTTTTTTATTAGCCTTTTTATTTATGATTGTTATTGGATATTTTATTTCAAAACTTTTTTTGAGACCAATGAGAGATGCTTTACATTTACTTGATAGATTTATTAAAGATACAACCCATGAATTAAATACTCCTGTAACTGCGATTATCACAAATATTGAGATGATAGATAAAGATTTATTAGATGAAAAACTTGCGAAAAAAATAAACAGAATTGAAATTGGTGCAAAAACAATTTCAAATATTTATGAAGATTTAACTTTCATAACTTTAAATAATCAAATACTTTCAAATAATGAAGAGATTAATTTATCAAATATTTTAAAACAAAGAGTAGATTTTTTTAACAGTATTGCAACTATGAAAAAAATAGAGTTTGAAACATATATAAAAGATGATATTTTTATTTTTTGTGATACAAAAAAAATCTCTAAATTAATAGATAATTTATTATCAAATGCAATCAAATATAATAAAATTGGTGGAACTATAAAAGTAGTTTTAACAAAAAATAGTTTGAGTATCGAAGATACAGGAAAAGGTATAAGTCAAGAAAACCTTGATAATTTATTTGATAGATATACTAGATTTGATAAAAGTGTTGGTGGTTTTGGAATAGGTTTAAATATTGTTTCTCTAATTGCAAAAGAGTATGATTTTAAAATTGAAGTAAGTTCCCAAATAGATGTTGGAACAAAGGTAAAAATAAGATGGTAA
- a CDS encoding response regulator transcription factor, with product MKSKILLLEDDLNLSETVSDYFEEQGFDVICVYDGEEAISSIYEHNFDLLLLDVNVPNKNGFEVLKEIRAQNKKVPAIFITSLNSMDSLEKGFESGCDDYIRKPFELKELLLRVQTILKREFANNKNELINITPEVTFNSISNELRENGVEVKLNLKELKLLKFFLQHPNELLVHDRIYDYVWDYDEEYSDNSLRTYIKNLRKILGKDKIVSLKKLGYRFNQE from the coding sequence ATGAAAAGTAAAATATTATTATTAGAAGATGATTTGAATCTTAGTGAAACAGTTTCAGATTATTTTGAAGAACAAGGTTTTGATGTAATTTGTGTTTATGATGGTGAAGAGGCAATTTCTTCAATATATGAACACAATTTTGATTTATTGTTACTTGATGTAAATGTTCCAAATAAAAATGGTTTTGAAGTTTTAAAAGAGATTAGAGCTCAAAATAAAAAAGTTCCTGCAATTTTTATAACCTCATTAAACTCTATGGATTCTTTAGAAAAAGGTTTTGAAAGTGGTTGTGATGATTATATTAGAAAACCTTTTGAGTTAAAAGAACTACTTTTAAGAGTTCAAACTATTTTAAAAAGAGAGTTTGCAAATAATAAAAATGAATTGATAAATATTACACCTGAAGTTACTTTTAACTCTATCTCAAATGAGTTAAGAGAAAATGGTGTTGAAGTGAAACTAAATTTAAAAGAGTTAAAACTTTTAAAATTCTTTTTACAACATCCAAATGAACTTTTAGTTCACGATAGAATTTATGATTATGTTTGGGATTATGATGAAGAGTATAGTGATAACTCTTTAAGAACTTATATAAAAAATCTTAGAAAAATTTTAGGAAAAGATAAAATTGTTAGTCTTAAAAAACTCGGGTATAGATTTAACCAAGAGTGA
- a CDS encoding DUF1104 domain-containing protein — translation MEKIALIIFLLFSFVFAEENYSEMSTQELIEIIGYVKEENQQSFLKELNSRIPKMSEYEKAQYEKRLSGDITQEEQIEDEK, via the coding sequence ATGGAAAAAATTGCATTAATAATTTTTTTATTATTCAGTTTTGTTTTTGCAGAAGAAAATTATTCTGAAATGAGTACACAAGAACTAATTGAAATAATCGGTTATGTTAAGGAAGAAAACCAACAATCTTTTCTAAAGGAATTAAATTCTAGAATTCCGAAAATGAGTGAATATGAAAAAGCTCAATATGAAAAAAGATTAAGTGGTGATATAACACAAGAAGAGCAAATAGAAGATGAAAAGTAA
- a CDS encoding winged helix-turn-helix domain-containing protein produces the protein MKELKYFNVCYHGDIVNNKFSDYLSSYSNNSFDYNEHDELIDLINTKDIHVVITKYNFELLKQIRVLNKEIQIIAILDQLNDTHLIESLELTQIKFIQNLDSINEFIDTLKEFIKNIDSKNSNIYSLKNDFVYDSYNKTLFKKNMLIPLTKKETLFLSYLFTNNNKAVSYEEINEKIWEGAMTQDALRSLIKEIRKKTYKELIKNVSGIGYRIDL, from the coding sequence ATGAAAGAGTTAAAATATTTTAATGTTTGTTATCACGGTGATATTGTAAATAATAAATTTAGCGATTATCTTTCATCATATTCTAATAACTCTTTTGATTATAATGAACATGATGAATTAATCGATTTAATAAATACAAAAGATATTCATGTGGTTATTACTAAATATAATTTTGAACTATTAAAACAAATAAGAGTTTTAAATAAAGAGATTCAAATTATTGCTATTTTAGACCAATTAAATGATACTCATTTGATTGAAAGTTTAGAATTAACTCAAATCAAATTTATTCAAAACTTAGATTCTATAAATGAATTTATTGATACTTTAAAAGAATTTATAAAAAATATTGATTCAAAAAACTCAAATATATATAGTTTAAAAAATGATTTTGTATATGATTCATATAACAAAACTCTTTTTAAAAAAAATATGCTAATTCCATTAACAAAAAAAGAGACTCTTTTTTTATCTTATCTTTTTACAAATAATAACAAAGCTGTAAGTTATGAAGAGATAAATGAAAAAATCTGGGAAGGTGCTATGACACAAGATGCTCTTAGGTCACTTATAAAAGAAATAAGAAAAAAAACATACAAAGAACTTATAAAAAATGTTTCAGGTATTGGTTATAGAATAGATTTGTAA
- a CDS encoding ABC transporter ATP-binding protein: MNEKISLKYIFKLLLKNKKSLIIGQIITIIAIIISVPIPLLLPLLVDEILLNKPDFFVNNIDKFLGNGSAFYYIAIVTFVVLFLRLIYFIFSVVITKIFTKISKFVTFKIREKLLNHLKLVNMNEYESLGSGSISANLITDVNTLDNFIVSVSSKLIASTLTLIAVAIVILKIDLTLGLMILLIQPIIILLSKKIADKTGLLKKEENKTVEVFQNNINETLDLFGQIKASNKEKYFFDDSINKAKDIQKASNEFNYKSVAYERFSFTIFLIAFEIFRATGLVLVAYSDLSIGLMFAMFGYIWFIMTPIQDILTIQYSLASAKAAINRINKILDLEVEKNGTLVLEANNKKVDISIKNLSFSYKEDKLTLKDISFDIKSGEKIAIIGASGSGKTTIAHIIAGFYSKTSGDILYNNISINDLDRQSLRENIFLVLQMPILFNNSLRFNITMGNKNISDEEIFKALKIAQLYDNVESMPNKLDTLVGKHGIRLSGGQRQRLSIARMIIANPAVVIFDESTSALDVHTETKLFSELEEFLKDKTVITIAHRLSTVKNADMIYVIDDGILVQSGNHKELEEKEGHYLEFVKQQLI; this comes from the coding sequence ATGAACGAAAAAATCTCACTAAAATATATATTTAAACTTTTACTAAAAAATAAAAAATCTCTTATTATTGGGCAAATAATAACTATTATTGCAATAATTATAAGTGTTCCTATTCCTTTATTATTACCCCTTTTAGTTGATGAAATTTTACTTAATAAACCTGATTTTTTTGTAAATAATATAGATAAATTTTTAGGAAATGGAAGTGCATTTTATTATATTGCTATCGTAACTTTTGTAGTTTTATTTTTAAGATTGATATATTTTATATTTAGTGTTGTTATTACAAAAATATTTACTAAAATTTCAAAATTTGTAACTTTTAAGATTAGAGAAAAACTACTAAATCATTTAAAACTTGTGAATATGAATGAATATGAAAGTCTTGGAAGTGGAAGTATTAGTGCTAATTTAATAACTGATGTAAATACTTTAGATAATTTTATTGTTTCTGTTTCAAGTAAGTTAATAGCTTCAACCCTTACTTTAATTGCTGTTGCTATTGTGATTTTAAAAATAGATTTAACTTTAGGTTTAATGATTTTATTAATTCAACCTATTATTATTTTACTTTCAAAAAAAATAGCTGATAAAACAGGTTTATTAAAAAAAGAGGAAAATAAAACAGTTGAAGTTTTTCAAAACAATATAAATGAAACCTTAGATTTATTTGGACAAATAAAAGCAAGTAACAAAGAAAAATATTTTTTTGATGATTCAATAAATAAAGCAAAAGATATACAAAAAGCTTCAAATGAATTTAATTATAAAAGTGTAGCTTATGAAAGATTTTCATTTACAATTTTTTTAATTGCTTTTGAAATATTTAGAGCTACTGGCTTAGTTTTAGTTGCATATAGTGATTTAAGTATTGGTTTAATGTTTGCAATGTTTGGATATATCTGGTTTATTATGACTCCTATTCAAGACATTTTAACTATTCAATATTCCCTTGCTAGTGCAAAAGCTGCCATAAATAGAATTAATAAAATTTTAGATTTAGAAGTTGAAAAAAATGGAACATTAGTGCTTGAAGCAAATAATAAAAAAGTTGATATTTCTATAAAAAATCTTTCATTTTCATATAAAGAAGATAAATTAACTTTAAAAGATATCTCTTTTGATATAAAATCAGGAGAAAAAATTGCTATTATTGGAGCAAGTGGGAGTGGAAAAACAACAATTGCTCATATTATTGCTGGCTTTTATTCTAAAACTTCTGGAGATATTTTATATAACAATATAAGTATAAATGACTTAGATAGACAAAGTTTAAGAGAAAACATCTTTTTAGTTTTACAAATGCCTATTTTATTTAATAATAGTTTACGATTTAACATTACAATGGGTAACAAAAATATAAGTGATGAAGAAATTTTTAAAGCTCTTAAAATTGCACAACTTTATGATAATGTTGAAAGTATGCCAAACAAACTTGATACTCTTGTTGGAAAACATGGAATAAGACTTAGTGGAGGCCAAAGACAAAGATTATCAATAGCAAGAATGATAATAGCAAATCCTGCTGTTGTAATCTTTGATGAATCAACATCTGCTCTTGATGTTCATACAGAAACAAAACTTTTTAGCGAACTTGAAGAGTTTTTAAAAGATAAAACTGTAATTACAATCGCTCATAGATTAAGCACTGTTAAAAATGCTGATATGATTTATGTAATTGATGATGGAATTTTAGTTCAAAGTGGAAATCATAAAGAGTTAGAAGAAAAAGAAGGACATTATTTAGAATTTGTAAAACAACAGTTAATTTGA
- a CDS encoding AI-2E family transporter: protein MDAINLKNYFFYVASFVVILAGVKMSSEIVVILFLAIFISSIFSSLLKLLQKQNIPKVLSYFFILVIVIFIGFMLAYVINISLKDFLTNLPIYEEKLKNLILNSIHLVQGYGVEIDKTKIMESLNFSSFFGVTTNIIGSISTFLSKFLLVVIGVAFILAESKSFQTKLKVIFRNNAKKLEHFNLFSFNIQKYFVVKSFTSFLTGFIITIMLSFFGVDYPILWGVIAMLFNFVPVVGSIIASFPAILLALMNLDVNATIWVSIFYIIINISISNILEPKLMGKELGLSPLIIFFSLIFWGYILGIVGMFLAVPITMTLKIAFDSNTSTHWLGILMSDLSRKKIRNKE from the coding sequence ATGGATGCAATCAATCTGAAGAACTATTTTTTTTATGTTGCAAGTTTTGTGGTAATACTAGCTGGTGTAAAAATGTCAAGCGAAATAGTTGTAATACTATTTTTAGCAATTTTTATCTCATCAATTTTTTCATCACTTCTTAAACTTCTTCAAAAACAAAATATCCCAAAAGTTTTATCATATTTTTTTATTTTAGTAATAGTTATTTTTATAGGTTTTATGTTGGCTTATGTAATAAATATTTCATTAAAAGATTTTCTTACAAATCTTCCTATTTATGAAGAAAAATTGAAAAATCTAATTTTAAATTCTATTCATTTAGTGCAAGGTTATGGTGTAGAAATAGATAAAACAAAAATTATGGAAAGCCTAAATTTTAGTTCATTTTTTGGAGTAACAACAAATATTATTGGAAGTATTAGTACTTTTTTATCTAAATTTTTATTAGTTGTAATTGGTGTTGCATTTATATTAGCAGAGTCAAAATCTTTTCAAACAAAATTAAAAGTTATTTTTAGAAACAATGCAAAAAAATTAGAACACTTCAACCTCTTTTCTTTTAACATTCAAAAATATTTTGTTGTAAAATCATTTACAAGTTTTTTAACAGGTTTTATAATTACTATAATGTTATCGTTTTTTGGTGTTGATTACCCTATTTTATGGGGTGTTATTGCAATGTTATTTAATTTTGTTCCTGTTGTTGGTTCAATTATTGCATCTTTTCCTGCAATTTTATTAGCCTTAATGAATTTGGATGTAAATGCAACCATTTGGGTTTCAATTTTTTATATAATTATAAATATTTCAATAAGTAATATTCTTGAACCAAAACTTATGGGAAAAGAGTTAGGACTTTCACCTTTGATTATTTTCTTTTCTCTTATTTTTTGGGGTTATATTTTAGGAATTGTAGGAATGTTTTTAGCCGTTCCAATTACAATGACTCTAAAAATAGCCTTTGATTCAAATACAAGTACGCATTGGCTTGGTATTTTAATGTCTGATTTATCTAGAAAAAAAATTAGGAATAAGGAATAA
- a CDS encoding putative bifunctional diguanylate cyclase/phosphodiesterase, with translation MIYNIQKFILFFLFSLLVLFYIIFSYYFFKQEEEVANVILKSLKNNITETSYTLSKNIEKKEDVFSYRALLDRITSNEDFIKAILVYDNEKLLLTTEPSIRTLDKNIENINLDSSYKKLIHQKYIEENIRFYEGKNQKTLLLVYILEEEEIHSHFIKNKLDFILYFGLSPIVALAFLIILLRIYVTRPLELLRQFAYYNTKVPKAFKLKELEAIRRSMVDSFSRLENEKKELYLMARTDSLSGLANRNSLNEFVERLIPTAKRNGQEFAFLFLDIDHFKTVNDSLGHNIGDELLQNIASIIKKTLRPNDFVARIGGDEFAIIIQDYKSYLELSQIIKRIQKQLGHQWIIQTHPINIACSIGVAFYPKDGNDIFSLMKNADIAMYQAKKLGRNQYHFFTEELNQIVQNTINLDKDMRQALIDNEYCLFYQPKVDLLTSKIVGVEALIRWISPTKGFIAPNVFIPLAEENGFIKELGNWIVEEALNQHLKWKEMGIDINISINISAKQLLDKSFVPKFINTLENKNINPSKIDLEITEYMFMEESKETKNNLNKLHDFGVTISLDDFGTGYSSLSYLKKFPIDYLKVDKAFLDDFNSVDGSIFLETIVKMGQMLKMKVIAEGVETQEQIDYLKSISCDQYQGYYFSKPLSSKDFEKFYFKN, from the coding sequence ATGATATACAATATTCAAAAATTTATTCTATTTTTTCTTTTTTCTTTATTAGTTTTATTTTATATCATTTTTAGTTACTACTTTTTCAAACAAGAAGAAGAAGTTGCAAATGTTATATTAAAATCACTAAAAAATAATATTACTGAAACCAGTTATACCCTATCAAAAAATATAGAAAAAAAAGAAGATGTTTTTTCATATAGGGCATTACTTGATAGAATAACTTCAAATGAAGATTTTATAAAAGCCATATTGGTTTATGATAATGAAAAACTACTTCTTACAACAGAACCAAGTATTAGAACTTTGGATAAAAATATTGAAAATATCAATTTAGATAGTTCATATAAAAAACTTATTCATCAAAAATATATTGAAGAAAATATCAGATTTTATGAAGGGAAAAACCAAAAAACTCTTCTTTTAGTTTACATTTTAGAAGAGGAAGAGATACACTCTCATTTTATAAAAAATAAATTAGATTTCATTTTATATTTTGGATTATCACCTATTGTTGCACTTGCTTTTTTAATTATATTATTAAGAATTTATGTGACAAGACCTCTTGAACTTTTAAGACAATTTGCTTATTACAATACTAAAGTTCCAAAAGCTTTTAAACTAAAAGAACTTGAAGCTATTCGTCGTTCTATGGTTGACTCATTTTCAAGATTAGAAAATGAAAAAAAAGAACTTTATTTGATGGCAAGAACTGATTCTTTAAGTGGATTAGCAAATAGAAACTCTTTAAATGAGTTTGTAGAAAGACTGATTCCAACAGCTAAAAGAAATGGACAAGAGTTTGCTTTTTTATTTTTAGATATTGACCATTTTAAAACTGTAAATGATTCATTAGGACATAATATAGGAGATGAGTTATTACAAAATATAGCCTCTATTATCAAAAAAACTCTAAGACCAAATGATTTTGTTGCAAGAATTGGAGGAGATGAGTTTGCAATAATTATTCAAGATTATAAATCTTATTTAGAGTTATCACAAATAATAAAAAGAATACAAAAACAATTAGGACACCAATGGATTATCCAAACTCATCCTATAAATATAGCTTGTAGTATTGGAGTTGCATTTTATCCAAAAGATGGAAATGATATCTTTTCACTTATGAAAAATGCAGATATAGCAATGTATCAAGCAAAAAAATTAGGAAGAAATCAATATCACTTTTTTACTGAAGAGTTAAATCAAATAGTTCAAAATACTATAAATTTAGATAAAGATATGAGACAAGCTTTAATAGACAATGAGTATTGTCTATTTTATCAACCAAAAGTTGATTTGCTTACTTCAAAAATAGTTGGAGTTGAAGCGTTAATTAGATGGATTAGTCCAACAAAAGGTTTTATTGCACCTAATGTTTTTATTCCTTTGGCTGAAGAGAATGGTTTTATAAAAGAGTTAGGAAATTGGATTGTTGAAGAAGCTTTAAATCAACACTTAAAATGGAAAGAAATGGGAATTGATATAAATATATCTATAAATATTTCAGCAAAACAGCTTTTAGATAAAAGTTTTGTACCAAAATTTATAAATACATTAGAAAATAAAAATATCAATCCATCAAAAATTGATTTAGAAATCACAGAATATATGTTTATGGAAGAATCAAAAGAGACAAAAAACAATCTAAACAAACTACACGATTTTGGAGTTACAATCTCTTTAGATGATTTTGGAACAGGTTACTCTTCTTTATCTTATCTAAAAAAATTTCCTATTGATTATTTAAAAGTTGATAAAGCATTTTTAGATGATTTTAATAGTGTTGATGGCTCAATATTCCTAGAAACTATTGTAAAAATGGGACAAATGCTTAAAATGAAAGTAATTGCTGAAGGTGTAGAAACACAAGAACAAATAGATTATTTAAAATCTATCTCTTGTGACCAGTATCAAGGATACTATTTTTCAAAACCACTCTCTAGTAAAGATTTTGAAAAATTCTATTTTAAGAATTGA
- a CDS encoding glycoside hydrolase family 3 N-terminal domain-containing protein yields the protein MQKSFLVLVVLICSIFSNLFANESYSKKDIEKMISKMVILGFNGENVSSKDEIYKNIKAGLGGVILFDKDPNDKNKVKNVRNKEQLKTLTSQLQAISNQKLLIGIDQEGGIVQRLKSSDGFVNTPKASEVALKGETFAKQTYKNLAVDLSESGINLDFAPVVDLAINKNNKVIVTRGRSFGESSSEVIKYSSIFIDELKKEQVISVLKHFPGHGSSLADSHLGFVDITKTWSEKELEPYKYLINNKKANMIMTAHVFNEKLDKNYPATLSYNINTNLLRNKLGFDGVLVSDDLQMYAISKHYDLKQTLTLAINSGVDMLLFANQLAKPITLKQIVDVVYAQVLSEQISLETIIKANKRIDSLLAK from the coding sequence ATGCAAAAGAGTTTTTTAGTTTTAGTAGTTTTGATTTGTTCAATTTTTAGCAATCTATTTGCAAATGAGAGTTATTCAAAAAAAGATATAGAAAAAATGATTTCAAAAATGGTCATTTTGGGATTTAATGGTGAAAATGTAAGTTCAAAAGATGAAATATATAAAAATATAAAAGCAGGGCTTGGGGGAGTTATTTTATTTGATAAAGACCCAAATGATAAAAATAAAGTTAAAAATGTAAGAAACAAAGAACAACTAAAAACTTTAACATCACAACTTCAAGCTATTTCAAATCAAAAATTACTTATTGGAATTGACCAAGAGGGTGGAATAGTTCAAAGATTAAAAAGTAGTGATGGTTTTGTAAATACTCCAAAAGCGAGTGAAGTTGCTTTAAAAGGTGAAACTTTTGCAAAACAAACCTATAAAAATCTAGCAGTTGATTTAAGTGAATCAGGAATAAATCTTGATTTTGCACCTGTTGTGGATTTAGCAATCAATAAAAACAATAAAGTAATTGTAACAAGAGGTCGTTCTTTTGGTGAAAGTTCATCTGAGGTTATAAAATACTCTTCTATTTTTATTGATGAGTTAAAAAAAGAACAAGTTATTTCTGTTTTAAAACATTTCCCAGGACATGGTTCATCTTTGGCTGATTCTCATTTAGGATTTGTTGATATTACAAAAACTTGGAGTGAAAAAGAGTTAGAGCCATATAAATATTTAATCAATAACAAAAAAGCAAATATGATTATGACAGCTCACGTTTTTAATGAGAAGTTAGATAAAAATTATCCTGCAACATTATCTTATAACATAAATACAAATTTGTTAAGAAATAAATTAGGTTTTGATGGAGTTTTAGTTAGTGATGATTTACAAATGTATGCAATTTCAAAACATTATGATTTAAAACAGACTCTGACTTTAGCTATAAATTCAGGTGTTGATATGCTTTTATTTGCAAATCAATTAGCAAAACCAATAACTTTAAAACAGATTGTTGATGTAGTTTATGCTCAAGTTTTAAGTGAACAAATCTCTCTTGAAACAATTATAAAAGCAAATAAAAGAATTGATAGTTTATTAGCTAAATAA
- a CDS encoding phosphate-starvation-inducible PsiE family protein, with product MRKTLVNFFSDKLYIELSITAVLFVIALALDKLMDFIIYMLYFVIFLEIVRAVVNYVREQRVSMTLLVDAFIILALREFIVNVVKVNKEELSTFEAIFSSSINFNLLILSGVILFLMIIRYLSIITSQKHLLKDKMED from the coding sequence ATGAGAAAAACATTAGTAAACTTTTTTTCTGATAAATTATATATTGAGTTATCAATTACAGCTGTGTTATTTGTTATTGCATTAGCTTTAGATAAATTAATGGATTTTATTATTTATATGCTCTATTTTGTGATATTTTTAGAAATAGTAAGAGCTGTTGTAAATTATGTCCGGGAACAAAGAGTTTCTATGACACTTTTAGTTGATGCTTTTATAATTTTGGCTCTAAGAGAGTTTATTGTAAATGTAGTAAAAGTAAATAAAGAAGAGTTATCAACTTTTGAAGCAATTTTTTCAAGTTCAATAAATTTTAATCTTTTAATATTATCAGGTGTGATTTTATTTTTAATGATAATCAGATATTTATCAATTATAACATCACAAAAACATCTTCTAAAAGATAAAATGGAAGATTAA
- a CDS encoding DnaJ domain-containing protein: MDYSEFEKAVDMFGILTRVSRKDLKKKYLKLSKKYHPDMPEGSDEKFIELKKNYEILCAYMDSYCYSFDKDEFRHQFPAFTNYKNWVK, translated from the coding sequence ATGGATTATAGTGAATTTGAAAAAGCTGTTGATATGTTTGGAATATTAACAAGAGTTTCAAGAAAAGATTTGAAAAAAAAGTATTTAAAGTTGTCAAAAAAATATCATCCTGATATGCCAGAAGGTAGTGATGAAAAGTTTATTGAGTTGAAAAAAAACTATGAGATACTTTGTGCTTATATGGATTCATATTGTTATTCATTTGATAAAGATGAGTTTAGACATCAGTTTCCAGCATTTACAAACTATAAAAATTGGGTTAAATAA
- a CDS encoding DsbA family protein → MIYTLYYVHDPMCSWCYAFKATLDELKKHLSSNIKIVYVVGGLAKHSDEPMPMEMREKIENIWYEIEEVTGTKFNHDFWKNCIPRRSTYLACQATMLARYEDKEDEMINAIQEAYYQKALNPSDASTLINLAKQIGMDEKKFEEDLKSQKIEDDLQEELNFRRQLYVKVFPSLILKYKKELYPINIKYNDYESMLNQINDLVENSYF, encoded by the coding sequence ATGATTTATACTCTTTATTATGTACATGACCCAATGTGTTCGTGGTGTTATGCTTTTAAAGCAACTTTAGATGAATTAAAAAAACATTTATCATCAAATATAAAAATAGTTTATGTAGTTGGAGGTTTAGCAAAACATTCAGATGAACCAATGCCAATGGAAATGAGAGAAAAAATAGAAAATATTTGGTATGAGATAGAAGAAGTAACAGGAACAAAATTTAACCACGATTTTTGGAAAAATTGTATTCCAAGACGTTCAACTTATCTTGCTTGTCAAGCAACTATGCTTGCACGTTATGAAGATAAAGAAGATGAGATGATAAATGCCATTCAAGAAGCATATTATCAAAAAGCTTTAAATCCAAGTGATGCTTCAACTCTTATAAATTTAGCAAAACAAATAGGAATGGATGAAAAAAAATTTGAAGAGGATTTAAAATCACAAAAAATAGAAGATGATTTACAAGAAGAATTAAACTTTAGACGACAACTTTATGTAAAAGTTTTTCCTTCATTGATTTTAAAATATAAAAAAGAACTCTATCCAATAAATATAAAATATAATGATTATGAAAGTATGTTAAATCAAATAAATGATTTAGTAGAAAATAGTTATTTTTAA